GAACCTCTTTTTGTAACGATCCAAAATCACTCTATATTCggataaccaatccatgcccaaaattatatcaaagtcCCCAAATGGCATAATTAACAAGTTAACCAGAAAAGTTTTATTCTGTATAATCAACGGGCATCTTAGACAGACCTGATTCACTAACACTGTTTGCCCCAACGGACTCGACACCTCAATAGACACTCTAGACATTTCGGATTTTAATTTTCTCAACTCAACTAAATTCGAATTAATGTAAGAATGtgaagatccaggatcaattaacgCATAAACAGGCTCagaatacaataaaaatataccTGTTACCACATCGTGGGCATCGCCTTCTTCACGAGTTTTGACCACATAAGCTCTAGCTGGTATCCTGGCTTCAGACTGCTGAATAATAATATCACTGCTCCTTCTACCAGCTCATCCTCTAACAACCGAACTACCTCTACCTAGACCTCTACCTCGGCGGTGATACTTGATTTACGTGATGTGACAgagtatcatttttattctttggaCGTCTTTAACAAAATGCTCAAATCGACCATAACGGAAACAACCTCCGGTCAATTTCCAACATTCACCCAAATGTCTCTTTCCACAATGTCCACATTCTAGAATGTCTACATCTCGAGGTGGACCTCGTATACTACCGAGAGATACCATCGTCTGCTTTCCCCGGCTTCTTCCACCTCATTCGATCTAAACCGAATCTCCAACCACCACGAGATTCTTTTGGTCTTTTCATTGAGGTTCCAACTAGTAGTTCCGTCGCTTCCCACCGGGTCTAACACTTTGAGTCTTTTATTAAAGCCCAACACTTGTTCTACCATTTTAGCTCGCTCAATCAAGTCTACCATTTCATGTCGTTGAGATACCAACGTAATTTGATCTCATCTCGTAGACCCGTAAAACCTCTTACAACTATCGACTTCAGTTGGAATAAACTCGAGGCATATCTCTGAGTCTCGAGAATTCCCTCTCATAGTCTATTACTGACATGTCACCCTGTTGTAATGTCAAAAACTCTTGTTTCTTGTCTTGATGTACATTTCtcgatatatttcttttgaaactctttCTGAAATAGATCCCAAGTTATCTGATTCTCTGGTAAATGTCGAACCACTGATTCCCACCATAAGTAAGTTTCTTCTTGTAACAACGATACAGCACAAAACAAACACTCTCGGGGGGTACAATCTAATTGTCGTAAAATTCTTTTAGTCGACTCCATCCAATTTTCATTCTGAGATGGATCGACTCCTTTCGGACCCATAAATTCATTGGCaccatactttctcaattccttTATCGGGGCCCATCTTTGAATTGGGCCGAAGTCATAGCAGAACAATTTCCACTATTCTTTGTAGTGCATCGGCAATTTTTCTATTTGTATCGAATCATCtctatcatttcttctttctCGCTCTAGGAGGTTTGGTTTCTCATCGGGTAATACTAGGTGTTACCGATTCAGTTTCATCTAACCCGTAAGATTCTTCTTCCCCAGTATGCATTTCTTCATCAGTATCATTTATTCTTTCATCCgacatctttaatctataaaacaaaacaaataaatagatcagcatccaaaaatcccgactcaatttcgactcaaaagtggcatgtacttctagactcaATTTCGAGCTTAATATAGCCCAAGA
The Gossypium arboreum isolate Shixiya-1 chromosome 10, ASM2569848v2, whole genome shotgun sequence genome window above contains:
- the LOC128281838 gene encoding uncharacterized protein LOC128281838, translating into MSDERINDTDEEMHTGEEESYGLDETESSEARIPARAYVVKTREEGDAHDVVTGIFLLYSEPVYALIDPGSSHSYINSNLVELRKLKSEMSRVSIEVSSPLGQTVLVNQVCLRCPLIIQNKTFLVNLLIMPFGDFDIILGMDWLSEYRVILDRYKKRFSIQTEDVDRVEVSGIRTSGPTRIISVMKANKLLQQGCSAYLAYVINSDSVGS